accaaacaaaaatgatCAAATCAAAAAGGAGCCTGTGGAATCAGGCAGAGGACGCCTCCACTCAGGTGAGCTGCTTCTTTGATCTGTTCACtaaagggaagagaggaagtgtGTTTGTTCTGGTTTGGGTGAACTGAGCCTTTAAAGCCTGGCAGcagtttaaagctgctctggCGTCTCGgcttgtgtgtgggtgcaggtCTGGGCCACGGGTGTGGTGATGACGGTTCAGGTTGGCGCTGCAGTGCGGCGACAGCCTCATCAGAGTGTGGTGTGTTACAGAgactcagctgctgtgtgctggAAGACACCTGGACGCCAAGAAGCAGGGACGCTGAGGGACACCTGAACAGTCTGAGTCCAGTCAGTGAAGTGGGAAAACTCTGCGTCTGGGCTTCAGACACCTGAACGATGGCTTGTCGGTGCGTTAGCCTGAAGCTAGAAGGTTCAGACTGGGAATCGTGATGTTCCAGGTTGGTGAAGCTCAGACACTGGAGTGATTTTCCTGTCAAACACTCAGGAGGACAAACTGTCCTGACTGGGACTCAGAGTGTGGAAGTTTCCTCTCATCACAGGCGACCACAGTTACTCTGTAAGAGATCCTCGTTTTAACAAACAGCTTTCCAACGGCGAAGCCGCCGGGAGGATTCCGAGTGAAGCCACAGAGCCGAGCCTTTAACGGCGGTAGTCAGATCATCACTGTTGTCGTCAATCAGCTTTGTTTACTCCAGCTCATCCAATGAGAGGTGTTGTTCCTGAGAGCCTTGCTGATTGGTGGCAAGGAGACGCAGAGTGTTGATACGACGGTGGTCCAGGAAGGGGCGAGGGgttcagatcatttcaaaataaaactaaattaaaagaCTGAAACAGCCTTCCATTTACAAATATGTCAGTTTTCTTCTATTAAGTTCAAGTCGAGTTCTGTACAGTCCCTCTCAAACACTGCCTGCTGCGCTGCCTCGCGCTCGGCGGCTTCCTCTTccctatcatcatcatcatcgtcatcatcctCGCGGCACTCCTCGTCGCTCTCGCTCAGCGGTCCGATGCTGGTCCTGCCCAGGCACTCTGCCGGTGAGCAGGAGCCCCGGAAGTCGCCCATGAAGGGCTCCATGCCCATACAAACGTCACCGCCACAGGCCAGCCTGCCGCCGCCGCGCTCCAGACACTGCGGGTCGATGCTGCGGGTCTGCAGGGACGACAGGGAGAGGGTCAAGAAAAAACCTTCGCAGCCGATAAACTGGTTTCAGGAAATGTGGAACAATAAGTCAGGACTGTCACACCAGGTCTGAGGGGGTCCGTGTCACGTTCTGTGTTTACGTCTCTGAAACCTGATCAACATGAGACCGAATATTTCCAggttctaaatgttttaaaaccacagacacagagaagctgaagcTGTACGGTCAGGTCGGCCGTAACCACGACAAGACCAGAGAGCGACTGACAAACTGCCACTGACTGATCATTTAATGATCTATgtgattataataataattattatagtTGTTATTATAACAGTCCACAGCCCAGATATTCAGTTACTGATGGAACAGAGAAGCCGACAGTCTGAGACACTGGAGAAACTGTGACTGATCGTGTCGATGGATGTTTTGCTGTACCTGAGTCATCTTGGTGAAGTCGAGGACGGGACGGGCGCAGGGTCTGTCGGGGTCTCTGCGTCTCTTCAGACCCGGTTTGAGCAGAAGCAGGTCACAGGGCTGCGAGTGGCAGCGTGGCAGCTGCGGCGGCAGGCTGCGCCGCAGAGATGACGGCGTGCTGCAAGCTGAGGAGGGCGAGGCCGGCACCGGACCCCCTGCGGTCGCTCCGGCCGCGGTGGAGCATCCCGGCTGCGGTGCTGCCGCTTGGCTCGGCACGGGAGGCGGAGGCAGGAAGGTGGATGCTGCCGAGTCTCTAATGAGCacgggggagagagagaaacgcctctgaggagggggaggcgggtggaggggagagggcgaggaggagcaggaggaaggggaggggaagaagcagcagcaggctccTCCCCCCGCAGCCGCCTCGCTGGGGTCCCAGGGGAAGCTCCAGGGCAGCGGCGAGTCCGGAGACAGCGCCAGGCTGAAGAAGGTGGGGCTGGATGAGGAGTGCAGCGACGAGTTCAGAGAGGAGCTGGGGGCGCGGAGAGGACAGGCTCCTCCCCCCGCCACACCTGCTCCTATACCCCCTCCAACCCCTGCCCCCCCACCTGTAACCCCTCCCCCAGCTCCCCCGTGGCACTGCTGGCGACTAACAGGAGTCCAGACCCGTGAAGCGCTGGGCCTCCAGGTGTAGCGGCAGCGCGACAGATCCTCGGGCACCGACAACGAGCGGCAGTGGCGCTTAGGAggcgggggaggagggggaggggggccgGGGGGTGCCGCCGCCGCTCCGGGGAGAGACAGCTCGGATGCTGAGGTGCTGGGCGCCAAGGGCCGGtgctgctgtggctgagagGGGGTCCCATCCAGGGGATCACCCCCCTCCTGCAGGTGAGCATCTGGGGGCACCAGGGGCACGGGGCCGGGGGGGAAACTAGAGCTCAGTAACCCCCCCTGCAGGCCGGACTTGGAGGGAGGGCAGAGCTGCCAGTAGCTGCTctctgagaggacacacacacacacacacacacacacacacacacacacacacacacacacacagagtcaatgAGAGGCCAGGTGTTATTTAGGGTAGTGATGTCATCATGCAGGTATCATTAAAGGTTAACACCTGAATGTTTCGTACTCTTTGTTGAAGCAGTTACAAACGTCTGTCGCCTCCTTCACCTTCATCTgttcacatttatttcatttatcacAGACGCTCGTCGTGTTCTCAAACACtaattattttttgtcatttcccCCTTTTCACTACCGAGTTGCaccatgggaaatgtaggatccagtgctTTGGGAGTTAGACCTGTACTGGAGAACAAAGGTCAGGATATCTCCAGTGTTTTTAATCACAGCCCAGGTTTATTCGCAGTTCACCTTCCAGGTAAGATTCATTTATTTAGAACCAAACTCCAAACACTCACCAGGCATCAAGCCATCTGGGGGCCAGCACTCTGCGAGGGTTTTCGGGTCCAGCAgggactgaaagacaaaaacacagagacggGTTTCacttctcattcattcattcatcttcatcAGGGTGGCAGGGGAGCTGGAGACTACGGgagagaggcggggtacaccctggactggtcgccagtcaatcgcaggaccgacacacaaagacagacaaccacacactcacacactcacacctaggggcaattttAAACGGCCAATTAAGCTGATGCGCATGCAGGAGGAaaccggagaaaacccacgcaggcacagggacaAAGTCCAcacagaccggggttcgaacctggaacccccTTGCTGTGaggctaaccactgcaccacctcCACTGCGCCTCAACACCCAAAATGTTTGAACATTACACCGAAAACCCAGTGAGCTGCAGTTAGTAAATATAGaaacaaaataatataatatgatCAAACGTTATGGACCAAAGCTGCAGCAGTTTCTCACTGATTGTTATTTTAATAAAGATGATGGAAGAGGGACTTAACCTGGACAAAGCACCATCTAGTGGACACTTGGGAGAACTGCAGGCTGagctctgagtctctgagtgaGGGGACTGCTGGTCTGAGGGTATCTGAGCTCGTGTGACGTACTGTCAGATCCCACTGGTTTCCATGTGGTGCGTGTTCACACGTCTGTACATCAGAATAAAACTCggcttttcttttcctttctgttaatTTATCCTTCAGTTCTCATGTTTCACCCACCGCCTGTTATTTACCCACAACCCTTTGCACATGTAATGTTTGCGGGTTACCTGCTGAGTGACAGACTCGGACCCGATCAGTTCATCCACTGAATGATCTGTTAAGAGTCTTTCATGTGATCTGGAGTTGATCGGGTATGAGACACCTGGAGTGACATGGGGAAACGGGCctgtgagacaggtgagaagtGTCAGAGACTCACCAGGTAGAAGTCCCCTGACTGAGCAGGGTCGCCTTCCAGAGTCTGCTTCCTCAGGCTCTCCACCAGCAGCGTGACCACAACATGGTGGCAGGGGACGGGGGGGCTGAGGGGGAGGACGAGGCAGGGAGGCGGTGAGGAGACGggtagaggaggagggggggagaacagggaggagaggggaggaagaggaggaagaggaggaggagggaggggagagccACGCCCGTCTGTGTTTCCGTTGGTTTGGTCTGTCAAAGGACGAGAAGGtggttggggggtggggtggctgagactcctcctcctcaccaacTCAGGGCCAGGTAGCCCCGCCTATTCTCACAAGGACATTGTGAGTCAGTTGTTGCCCCTGGCAACTCacctggagaggagagagacacgGGTGAGTGTTGTAGAGTCACACATGTTCAGCTAAGGATGCAACTgacaactgttttcattatcaatcaGTCTAATGAGTTTGATTAATCGATCGGTAAAATGTCATCGTTTTTCTACAGGTCAAAATGACGTgaaccagagaacagcagaACATCAGAGAGGACCAGTGGGTTCCTCCGACTGTGGACTGGAACCAGTGGTTTGATAAGCTAAACTGGTCTTACAGAGATTTATAAAACTCAACCAATGATAATGATGCATCAGTATGAGTCAGTCAATCAATGCAAAGCACTTTTCATGctaacacactgtaacacaaaatgctttaacccccccccccccccacacacacacacacacacgcacacacacacacacacacacacacacacacacacacacacacacacacacacatacatacatgtgcatgcacacacacgcacccaaactccatcaataatcaataaaaaaaaaaaacaaggcacttaataaaaagaggaaagatgaaaGATGAGCTGAGTCTGTCACAGAACCTGAAACATGAACAGGGCCTGATGAGACCACCAGGTCAGTGTGGAACAGCTGTCGGACACATGTCCTGAAACGGACTGGGTCTCTGACCTGAATCACAACgattccttcctcctctctcacacctCAGCTGCTCAGACACTGGACAGTTCCTCTCTGCGTCTCAAACATCACTGACAGCAGAGGCGCAGACAATGTCTCTGATTGTGtctcacagacaaacatgaCAGATGACAACAGGCCTCAACCAGCCACTGCACTAATCAGAGACCGCACAGTTACTCCAGCACAGCTAATTCACTTCATCACTTTCCAGCTCTGTTGGTGGAGTCATGAGGGTTTTGCCTCCTGGTAGAACCGAGGTCAGGGGCCACAGACAGGAGGGGCCCCGGCTGAAACAGCTTTATGTTGTTTCCGTTTTTATTTGCTCGGATGAAGCAGCGGTGTTAACGAGGCTCCCGTTAAACACGTGGCTCGCCCTGGTTAAACGATGGCCCCTGGTCCGTGCTGATGACAGGCGGCCCGGGTCAGCGGAGGCCTCGGTGCCGCCTGAGCCGAGCCGCCTCTCTGACGCCGGGCTCGCTGAGGCCGCTGGGCATCTCCGGCTGATGCTAGCTTGTGGCTAAGAGATCCTATTGTTTTCAATTAGGGATGCTAACGCGTCCGTGCGGCGCTTTCCCCGTTTCAGAGCAGAATCCACGTGAATGTCATTACGGCATTCTGCCATGAACTCAGCGCAGAACAGTGAAATTATTCCGATTCGGAGCCTTCGGTTACACCGGTTACATCACCGGGCTAGCTGCCGTTACCGAGCATCCTGGGCGGTTAGCTCGTTATAAATAATATGTCATCTCGTTACTACTGTCAAGGTCGGCACAATAAATTCAGCCATTTTGCTCGATGAAACAAATCTGCTGCCTGAAAACGGAGCCTCCTCCGCAGCCTCACGGACTCCGGGGCTCCGGCTGCTCTGCTCCGCGGGTACGCGGGGCTAACGCGGAGCTACACCGGCCGCCTGGCTGCATCCAGGAGCAGCAGCTCGCTAACGGCAGCTAACGGACCTGCTAGCAGCGTTAGCCTCGCAGATTTCACAAACAAACCCGAACAACAGAGGGGCCGTCCGGTGTTTTCGTCCCTCCTCCAGCCGTCCGCTCAGGCACCGTCTGTCAGAGAAAACCCGAACGCCTTACGAGCCGAGTCCCACCAGAACCTAAGCCCATAATAACGGTGATGATAGCCAGGTCTGGCCGGCCTGTGAGGTCTCTGAGCGGCGTGTGAGGGGAAACACGGCGGGATGCTGCGGGATGGATCAGCCCGGATCAGCTAGCTACCGCGGACAGGGAGCCACCAAACAAGCGCTCATTTTGCTCACAGCCAGCCGGGCGGCACGCTTACCTCGTCGGACTGCAGGTCCGGGTGACGGCCTGAAGCGGCTCCGGTGGGTGCAGCGGGCTGGCAGACAGCGGCGGTGCTCGGTGTATTGACCCAGTAACGTTATTATTAAAGATAACGCGGAGGACGCTCCGCCTGCCGCCACCAAACCCTCCACAATGAATTAAAGTCTGGATCTAACCGGGCACCGCGGGGTCCGGGTCGAACCGAAGCATCGGCTGTAATCAATGTCCGGTGTCTTCTAATGATTAAAGCATAATAATAAGGAATGTGCGCGCACACGCCCGTGAGCGGTGGGCATTCATAAATAACATTTACGGTgccaggcaggaggaggaggggcggTGCTACACCTCATCACAGCACCAGCACCTGCTGTTTATTTACTCTGCATCTGATTTCATCAGATCCCCCGCGACAACCACTGCAGGTCCTTCCTACAGAAAGCTGCCAAAATCAACGGAATTCAGCCAGGGGGAGAATTAGCCCCGAAACGCAAAGGGATGATGGGAGATGTAGTTTGGCCCGATCACAGCCCCGCTTGTTTACGGCAGCGGGTCTGCGCTGCGGTCAGTCCTCTCTGACTGTCCATCAGGCAGATGTTCGGGAGGTGAAACGGTGTGTGATCGAAgcagttacacacaaacacacgcgcacacgcgcacacacacacacacacacacactcacaccgtCACCCTCCACAAAGGAGCAGATTAAATGAAATGAGGCTTTGAGCAGACTTCACGTGCTCCGTACACCtgttttatttccaacatgtttTGTCTGCTTTAAGAAGAAAAGTTGATAAAAGCtgatatttaaatgtttggCTGACAGGATCCACGTTTAGGTCAGACCTTAACTTTACTTCTACATTTCTGTTTAAACGTTTAGCATCCTGTGCTGcccctcacttcctgtttgttctcCAATACACTGTTAGACTGTgtacaagaagaaaacaggtcTGAATTTATGACACTTtatttacatctttattaatcACATCTTTCAGCTTTGCTTTCCATATTCAAGCAGCACAAAATGACAAATcgataaacacaaaaaagtaaaagaaaactcACACCAACACAAAGTGACAGCCCGTCTCCCTCCAATAATCAAGGTTaatgttttttagaaaaaacacggcagcacagaggaggagctggagcctgATCCAGACCGAAGGCAGAGCAACAGGGTGAAGGTGGACCAAAGACGACAGCCGCCCAGAGGGAGGCGACAACGTGACAACAAATGGGTTTAATACACAAAATACGTGACTCACAGTACAAGAAACTAGCAGCTTTTCCATCAGTGCAGGACTCAACTAAAACAGGACGTAGGTGAGAAGTGCTCCATAAATCTACCAAGTGCAAACCACAGAACCATgctcaggtcaaaggtcacggaGGGGTGGATGTGACTTGGATCAAGGACCGTCACATCCCTGCTGTCATTACAGTAAATCTTCAGTGATcttaaaaaagacaaacacactggaaaacacacacacacatatacacgcacacacacacacacatacatacatacatacacacacacacacgttactcCAACACATTCAGGGTCAACACAGCACAGGGCCCACATGATGACGGCGTCACATCGATTTAACTTGCCGTCTTCACTGAGGAGCGAAGACGTGGAAGGATCCGGTGAGATGATCAGTACGGATTCCACAGGAGCTGGTCAGAAAACACAGGAACCTGCTGATCATCAGAGCCGAAATCTGCGAGAGAAGCACCACGGTCAGGCGCCGTCTGGATCTGCATGTGGTTTCGTGTGTTCTGAGTCTAACCAGGTTCTGCATttatattcaaaaataaattccatcttgtatttattgtatttatgtctatagaaatgtagaaaatcagaaacactgagaacaTGACACTGATCTGATTTTACTTCCTGACAAACCAAACACCTGCAAAGTGGTTTGATTTCGCCCTGTGCCAGGAGCCCACGTGTGTCATGTGTCTTGTGTGACCTCACCGTGGGTGTGGCCGTCCTCCAGCAGGAGGCGGAGCCAGTCAGTCACGCTGTCGTTGGTGGTCAGCTGACTCCTGAGGGAGCAGCTCAGGCCAGGAGGCGAGCGAAGAGGCCGATGGCTCGTCTCAGCTTCCtgtcagaagaaaacaaacctgagcttcaggctgctgctgcagagcgtCAGAAAGTTTTGACTAAAATCACTTAAATAATCAGTTATCAGGGTTACATTTCTGTTAAATGATTGATTGGTCATTTCTGATGTACGGCCCTGGGTGGTCTCTGGgtgtcagaggaaatgaaactACTGTGTACGGGGGCATCAACAGGTTCAGAGCTCAGACGGGGCTCAGAGACGAGACTTCGTGGACCAGAACCTCAGAGGATTCACCACGAGACGCAAACGTCTGGTAAAGCTCAGAAACATCCCCAGGGAAGACGCGAGGCGCCTGCTGCTGTCGGAGCTGAGACCTGTCAAGCTCAGAGCCTGGAGAACAAAACCTGGGGACCTGTCCAAATATTTATGGCCTGGACTGTGTGCTAAGGTTCTGTGTGGTGAAACAAATTTCCCAGAGGGACAATAAAAGACATCttcaacatgtttttgtccCCAGCAGGACACTGCTTTTACCGGTGAGAAGGGGACGCTCCAGGGTCCAGGCAGCTCCAGCGATGTCCCGGCCGACAGAGGAGACACGGAGGAGGCTTTAGAGGCTGCTGgagtctccttctctctctgcttatctcctctgtcctcacacaggtcagaggtcatcttTGCCAGCTGGCTCTGCCTGCAAAAAACCAGAGAGCTCATCTGACCACGCAGGAAACAGCTGCAGTCTGAGCTCTGAGACACTGATCAGGGACTACCTGCTACTCACGGCTGATCACGTGACTGATCATGTGACTGATCACATGACTGGTC
This genomic stretch from Toxotes jaculatrix isolate fToxJac2 chromosome 12, fToxJac2.pri, whole genome shotgun sequence harbors:
- the fam53c gene encoding protein FAM53C, giving the protein MPESSYWQLCPPSKSGLQGGLLSSSFPPGPVPLVPPDAHLQEGGDPLDGTPSQPQQHRPLAPSTSASELSLPGAAAAPPGPPPPPPPPPKRHCRSLSVPEDLSRCRYTWRPSASRVWTPVSRQQCHGGAGGGVTGGGAGVGGGIGAGVAGGGACPLRAPSSSLNSSLHSSSSPTFFSLALSPDSPLPWSFPWDPSEAAAGGGACCCFFPSPSSCSSSPSPLHPPPPPQRRFSLSPVLIRDSAASTFLPPPPVPSQAAAPQPGCSTAAGATAGGPVPASPSSACSTPSSLRRSLPPQLPRCHSQPCDLLLLKPGLKRRRDPDRPCARPVLDFTKMTQTRSIDPQCLERGGGRLACGGDVCMGMEPFMGDFRGSCSPAECLGRTSIGPLSESDEECREDDDDDDDDREEEAAEREAAQQAVFERDCTELDLNLIEEN